The following are encoded in a window of Staphylococcus piscifermentans genomic DNA:
- the pglS gene encoding 6-phosphogluconolactonase yields MTKSGYIGSYTKKEGKGIYRFVLDESKAAIEKVETGFEIEASTYLARKNQFLYAITKEGERCGIASFRVENDGELVLLNKCLDSVEGTGCYISVSDDGEYLFEAVYGAGIIRLYELDSATGEVVSLIEELKHNYKTGPHERQDHPHVHYAHQTPDKKFVAACDLGTDRIVSYSFNENGYDVAAISEFEAGFGPRHIEFHENGKFAYVVHEIANKVSVTQYVNGHFEEIANYSTLPEEFKGESKLAGVHLSHDQHYLYISNRGHDSIAVFAVNEKGDELEFVEIVPSGDEFPRDFNITEDDNYLVCAHQEGKYKVTVFERHPESGKLSLTDGQHHAAEGVCVIFD; encoded by the coding sequence ATGACTAAATCAGGTTACATTGGATCTTATACGAAAAAAGAAGGAAAGGGGATTTACCGTTTCGTATTGGATGAATCGAAAGCTGCAATTGAAAAAGTAGAAACAGGATTTGAAATTGAAGCTTCGACATACTTAGCAAGAAAAAATCAATTCTTATATGCCATTACAAAAGAAGGCGAGCGCTGCGGCATTGCTAGTTTCCGCGTTGAAAATGATGGGGAATTAGTATTGCTGAATAAATGTTTAGATTCTGTTGAAGGAACAGGATGTTATATTTCTGTATCTGATGATGGAGAATATTTATTTGAAGCGGTTTACGGAGCAGGCATCATTCGTTTATATGAGTTGGATTCTGCAACAGGTGAAGTAGTAAGTTTAATAGAAGAACTGAAACATAACTATAAAACAGGACCACATGAGAGACAAGATCATCCGCATGTACACTATGCACATCAAACGCCTGATAAAAAGTTTGTGGCTGCTTGTGATTTAGGGACAGATCGTATTGTAAGTTATTCCTTTAATGAAAATGGATATGATGTAGCAGCCATTTCAGAGTTTGAAGCAGGTTTTGGTCCACGCCATATTGAATTTCATGAAAATGGCAAATTCGCATATGTGGTACATGAAATAGCCAATAAAGTCAGCGTAACTCAATATGTAAATGGTCATTTTGAAGAAATTGCCAATTATTCTACATTACCTGAAGAATTCAAAGGTGAAAGCAAGTTGGCAGGCGTCCATTTATCACATGATCAACATTACTTATATATTAGCAATCGTGGTCATGATAGTATTGCAGTTTTTGCAGTCAATGAAAAAGGTGATGAGCTGGAATTTGTAGAAATTGTACCGAGCGGTGATGAATTTCCACGTGATTTCAACATCACAGAAGATGATAACTACTTAGTGTGTGCTCACCAAGAAGGCAAGTATAAAGTTACTGTTTTCGAACGTCACCCTGAAAGCGGCAAGTTGAGTTTAACAGATGGCCAACATCATGCAGCAGAAGGTGTTTGTGTTATTTTCGATTAA
- a CDS encoding glucose-6-phosphate isomerase, with amino-acid sequence MTHIQLDYGKALEFFNEHELEQQREIVKTIHDMMHEGTGAGNDFLGWIDLPVDYDKEEFSRILEAVKRIKEHSDVLVVVGIGGSYLGARAAIEMLSSAFRTSDEYPEIVFAGNHLSSTYLNDLIQYLDGKDYSVNVISKSGTTTEPAVAFRLFKQLLEDKYGKEEAKQRIFATTDKEKGALKQLATNEGYETFVVPDDIGGRYSVLTAVGLLPIAAAGIDINTMLQGAAKARNELSSGILEDNIAYQYATIRNILYAKGYTTEMLINYEPSMQYFNEWWKQLFGESEGKDFKGIYPSSANYTTDLHSLGQYVQEGRRFLFETVVKVEKPKYDIAIEKDSDDLDGLNYLAGKTIDEVNTKAFEGTILAHTDGGVPNLVVNIPKLDEETFGYLVYFFELACAMSGYQLGVNPFNQPGVEAYKQNMFALLGKPGFEERKQELEKRL; translated from the coding sequence ATGACTCATATACAGCTAGACTACGGTAAAGCTTTAGAATTTTTTAATGAACATGAATTAGAACAACAAAGAGAAATAGTTAAAACAATACACGATATGATGCACGAAGGTACAGGTGCAGGAAATGATTTCTTAGGTTGGATAGATCTTCCGGTTGATTATGATAAAGAAGAATTTTCACGTATTTTAGAAGCAGTGAAACGTATCAAAGAACATTCTGATGTATTAGTAGTAGTCGGAATTGGCGGTTCTTACTTAGGCGCACGTGCTGCAATTGAAATGTTAAGCTCTGCATTCAGAACAAGTGACGAATATCCTGAAATTGTTTTTGCAGGCAACCATTTATCATCTACTTATTTAAATGACTTGATTCAATATTTAGATGGCAAAGATTATTCAGTCAATGTCATTTCTAAATCAGGTACTACTACAGAACCAGCAGTTGCATTCAGACTCTTTAAACAACTATTAGAAGATAAATATGGCAAAGAAGAAGCAAAACAACGTATCTTTGCGACAACTGATAAAGAAAAAGGTGCTTTGAAACAATTAGCTACAAATGAAGGTTATGAAACATTTGTCGTTCCTGACGATATTGGCGGACGTTACTCTGTATTAACAGCAGTAGGTTTATTACCGATTGCTGCAGCAGGTATTGATATTAACACAATGCTGCAGGGTGCTGCTAAAGCAAGAAATGAATTGTCTTCAGGCATATTAGAAGATAATATTGCATATCAATATGCGACTATCCGCAATATTTTATATGCAAAAGGTTATACAACAGAAATGCTTATTAATTACGAACCTTCAATGCAATATTTTAATGAATGGTGGAAACAATTGTTTGGTGAATCAGAAGGTAAAGATTTCAAAGGTATCTATCCTTCAAGTGCTAACTATACAACTGATTTACATTCACTAGGTCAGTATGTTCAAGAAGGTCGTCGTTTCTTATTTGAAACTGTAGTGAAAGTAGAAAAACCTAAATACGACATTGCAATTGAAAAAGATAGTGACGACTTGGATGGACTAAATTATTTAGCTGGAAAAACAATCGATGAAGTTAATACTAAAGCTTTCGAAGGTACAATATTAGCACACACTGACGGAGGCGTGCCTAATTTAGTGGTTAACATTCCTAAATTAGACGAAGAAACATTTGGTTATTTGGTATATTTCTTTGAGCTTGCTTGTGCGATGAGTGGTTATCAACTAGGAGTGAATCCATTTAACCAACCTGGTGTAGAAGCGTATAAACAAAATATGTTTGCGCTATTAGGTAAACCAGGATTCGAAGAAAGAAAACAGGAATTAGAAAAAAGACTATAA
- a CDS encoding glycosyl hydrolase family 28-related protein, which translates to MIINPVQFGLAGKHKHKDTKAIQQALNLAKKHPGSIVYIPAGTYHIKRALTIFEGTTLFLNEAAVLQRHGKDALLKNGYRYGQYHGYRGNGHLRIIGGTFDMNGSRIPDNNTAMCIGHAEDIVLYNVTIKDVVGGHGIDACGVDGLIITRCNFEGFLDINGDRSFSEAIQLDIQVPGAFPKFGTRDGTITKNVSISECYFGPSETPSFNSWNRAIGSHATRHNQYYEHLSIFKNTFHQTGDYALTPLKAKDVYIMDNHFIDCTGGIRFLGTKDDKNTADIQSGWITGPQSGTHVNIINNRFDGNMKKDAVHIRNYKNIQHQDVVVADNVFNEAHQHLHLEDIDQLIVQQPSLSAKQVKLKNITNEILILK; encoded by the coding sequence ATGATTATCAACCCCGTTCAATTCGGGCTCGCCGGAAAACATAAACATAAAGATACTAAAGCTATACAACAAGCGCTCAACTTAGCTAAAAAGCATCCAGGCAGCATTGTTTATATTCCAGCTGGAACCTATCATATTAAACGCGCTTTAACAATCTTTGAAGGCACTACTTTATTTTTAAACGAAGCGGCAGTGCTGCAACGTCATGGCAAAGATGCTTTGTTGAAAAATGGCTATCGTTATGGTCAATATCATGGCTATCGCGGAAATGGACACTTACGTATTATCGGCGGAACTTTCGATATGAACGGTTCACGCATTCCAGATAACAATACAGCGATGTGTATAGGGCACGCAGAAGATATTGTATTATATAATGTTACAATTAAAGATGTAGTTGGCGGCCATGGCATCGATGCCTGTGGTGTAGATGGATTAATAATTACACGTTGCAACTTTGAAGGCTTTTTAGATATTAATGGCGATCGCAGTTTTTCAGAAGCCATTCAGTTAGATATCCAAGTTCCTGGCGCCTTTCCGAAATTCGGTACACGCGATGGTACTATTACTAAAAATGTCTCCATTTCTGAATGTTATTTCGGTCCTTCCGAGACACCGAGCTTTAATAGTTGGAATCGCGCTATCGGCTCTCACGCCACACGCCATAATCAATATTATGAACATCTTTCTATTTTTAAAAATACGTTTCACCAAACCGGCGATTATGCATTAACACCGCTTAAAGCCAAAGATGTTTATATTATGGATAATCACTTTATTGATTGCACTGGCGGTATTCGTTTTCTCGGAACTAAAGATGATAAAAATACTGCTGACATCCAATCAGGTTGGATTACAGGTCCCCAAAGCGGAACACACGTGAATATCATTAATAACCGCTTCGACGGTAATATGAAAAAAGATGCTGTCCATATCCGCAATTATAAAAATATTCAACATCAAGATGTCGTTGTTGCAGATAATGTCTTTAATGAAGCGCACCAGCACTTACATTTAGAAGATATCGATCAACTTATAGTGCAACAACCTTCACTATCAGCCAAGCAAGTCAAACTTAAAAACATTACAAACGAAATATTAATCTTAAAATAA
- a CDS encoding YolD-like family protein translates to MKDSQSETDYRKIPRSQLETNIPQGRGMVKWAPFATLPEQFERLHQYAVDQTKVERPVLSEDQIYELNQQIQTAFHTQTAIKVRYFKNGWIHALNLMPTKIDYLEQLLIGKDLKALQPVQLSLLDIVHITLLL, encoded by the coding sequence TTGAAGGACTCACAATCGGAAACAGATTATCGAAAAATCCCACGCAGCCAATTAGAAACAAATATCCCTCAAGGAAGAGGAATGGTGAAATGGGCCCCTTTCGCAACTTTGCCAGAGCAATTTGAACGCTTACATCAATATGCTGTAGATCAAACCAAAGTAGAACGTCCCGTCTTATCTGAAGATCAAATCTACGAACTCAATCAACAGATTCAAACGGCATTCCATACTCAAACTGCTATTAAGGTACGTTACTTTAAAAATGGTTGGATACATGCTTTAAATTTAATGCCGACAAAGATAGATTACTTAGAGCAACTTCTCATCGGCAAAGATTTAAAAGCATTACAACCAGTACAGCTATCTTTATTAGATATCGTTCACATCACTTTGCTCCTCTAG
- a CDS encoding cysteine hydrolase family protein, protein MAKQALIVVDYSYDFVAPDGKLTCGEPGQAIDDFIAERMEAFDAESDEIFIMMDLHYENDDYHPESKLFPPHNIEGTSGRELYGKVKEVYDSIKEHENVHFLDKRRYDSFFGTPLDSLLRERGIKDIEIVGVCTDICVLHTAVSAYNKGYNTTIPEKGVASFNPAGHEFALEHFKNVLGVKVE, encoded by the coding sequence ATGGCAAAGCAAGCTTTGATTGTTGTAGATTATTCGTATGATTTTGTAGCGCCAGATGGCAAGCTGACTTGCGGTGAACCGGGGCAAGCGATTGATGACTTTATTGCTGAACGTATGGAAGCGTTTGATGCAGAGAGTGATGAAATATTTATCATGATGGATTTGCATTATGAAAATGATGACTATCATCCTGAAAGCAAGTTGTTCCCGCCGCATAATATTGAAGGGACTTCGGGAAGAGAGTTATATGGCAAAGTTAAAGAGGTGTATGACAGTATCAAGGAGCATGAAAATGTTCATTTCTTAGATAAACGTCGTTATGATTCTTTCTTTGGTACGCCTTTAGATAGCTTATTGCGTGAGCGTGGTATCAAAGATATCGAAATTGTTGGAGTTTGTACGGATATTTGTGTATTGCATACTGCTGTTTCAGCGTATAATAAAGGGTATAATACGACTATACCTGAAAAGGGAGTGGCCTCCTTTAATCCGGCAGGTCATGAATTTGCACTAGAACATTTTAAAAATGTATTAGGTGTAAAGGTAGAATAA
- the zwf gene encoding glucose-6-phosphate dehydrogenase, with translation MKKNISALITIFGATGDLSYRKLFPSIYNLFQKGYFAESVAIIGAGIDQLTTEEFRKQVKAAIQNHIDNPEKVESFLKHLFYKQQDVNDTASYESLLQLSQKLEDQFNLEGNRLFYLAMSPNFFGIVAKNLKDSGLTNTKGFKRIIIEKPFGDNLKSAEKLNNQIRNSFEEDEIFRIDHYLGKEMIQNIERLRFGNTIFEPLWNNKYISNIQITSAETLGVEDRGGYYESSGALKDMVQNHLLQMVSLLAMETPNSRNSNDIRREKVQVLKALKNVKPIEIKRNFVRGQYDKGIINNEPVQAYRSEPNVDPNSTTETFVAGKIEIDNVRWAGVPFYVRTGKRMSKKSIQIVIEFKKNPRNLYYENNEDNAANLLVIDVQPNEGFSLCVNGKKSDQNNEMQSVKLPYTMPINDKMNTVDAYENLIFDVLLGDQTNFTHWDELMYSWLFIDEIEKVWSYEQPNFPNYKAGTNGPEESDELLERDGLSWWNNL, from the coding sequence TTGAAAAAGAATATTTCAGCTTTAATTACAATATTTGGAGCAACGGGGGATTTAAGTTATCGCAAATTATTTCCATCAATATATAATTTATTCCAAAAAGGATACTTTGCTGAATCTGTTGCCATTATAGGCGCAGGAATAGATCAACTGACTACAGAAGAGTTCAGAAAACAAGTGAAAGCAGCGATACAAAACCATATTGATAATCCAGAAAAAGTTGAATCTTTTTTAAAGCATCTATTTTATAAACAACAAGATGTTAATGACACAGCAAGTTATGAATCATTATTGCAATTAAGTCAAAAATTAGAGGATCAATTTAATTTAGAAGGAAATCGATTATTTTATCTAGCTATGTCGCCGAATTTTTTTGGAATAGTAGCAAAAAATTTAAAAGATTCAGGTCTTACAAATACCAAAGGATTTAAAAGAATTATTATTGAAAAACCATTTGGGGATAACTTAAAATCTGCAGAAAAATTAAATAATCAAATAAGAAATTCATTTGAAGAGGATGAAATTTTTAGAATCGATCATTATTTAGGCAAAGAAATGATACAGAATATTGAGCGATTGCGCTTTGGTAACACTATATTTGAACCTCTTTGGAACAATAAGTATATTTCTAATATACAAATTACTTCTGCTGAAACATTAGGAGTAGAAGATCGCGGGGGCTACTATGAATCGAGTGGCGCATTGAAAGATATGGTACAAAATCACTTATTACAAATGGTTTCTTTACTTGCAATGGAAACACCGAATAGTAGAAATAGTAATGATATAAGAAGAGAAAAAGTTCAAGTGTTAAAAGCATTAAAAAATGTAAAACCTATTGAAATTAAGCGGAACTTTGTACGTGGACAGTATGATAAAGGTATAATTAATAATGAACCTGTCCAAGCGTATAGAAGTGAACCTAATGTGGACCCAAATTCAACTACAGAAACATTTGTGGCAGGAAAAATAGAAATTGATAATGTTAGATGGGCCGGTGTTCCATTTTATGTGCGTACAGGGAAACGCATGAGTAAAAAATCTATACAAATCGTTATAGAATTTAAGAAAAACCCAAGAAATTTATACTATGAAAATAATGAAGATAATGCGGCGAATTTATTAGTCATCGATGTACAACCTAACGAAGGATTTTCATTATGTGTTAACGGTAAGAAGAGTGATCAAAATAATGAAATGCAAAGTGTTAAACTTCCTTACACAATGCCAATCAATGATAAGATGAATACTGTTGATGCCTATGAAAACCTTATCTTTGATGTATTGCTTGGAGATCAAACAAACTTTACACACTGGGATGAATTAATGTACTCTTGGTTATTTATAGATGAAATTGAAAAAGTATGGAGTTATGAGCAACCGAACTTCCCTAACTATAAAGCGGGAACTAACGGACCTGAAGAAAGTGATGAGTTACTTGAAAGAGATGGGTTGAGCTGGTGGAATAATTTATAA
- a CDS encoding winged helix-turn-helix transcriptional regulator, protein MLIEYKNREFYTSKDLALSVIGGKWKIPIIYHLLQSEVLRLSELEKLMPDINQRMLIRQLRELEHDNIIERKEYPVVPPKVEYKLTNIGRALDKVVYAICDWGDEFLEEIVK, encoded by the coding sequence ATGTTAATTGAATATAAAAACAGAGAATTTTATACATCTAAAGATTTAGCACTATCTGTTATTGGGGGAAAGTGGAAAATACCTATTATATATCATTTATTACAATCAGAAGTATTAAGACTCAGTGAACTTGAAAAATTAATGCCTGATATTAATCAAAGAATGCTCATTAGACAGTTGAGAGAGTTAGAGCATGATAATATTATTGAAAGAAAAGAATATCCTGTAGTACCACCAAAAGTTGAATATAAATTAACTAATATTGGAAGAGCACTTGATAAAGTAGTATATGCGATTTGCGATTGGGGAGACGAATTTCTAGAGGAAATCGTTAAATAA
- a CDS encoding SLC13 family permease: protein MLKQHNSNFFMTGSLTFFSNKKKNKPYNLGQLIGLILGPVLFALILLFVHPEGLGYKGVFVMASTAWIAVWWITEAIPIPATSLMPLVLMPIGHVMDPAQVTSEYGNDIIFLFLGGFILAIAMERWNLHTRVALIIINSIGTSTGKILLGFMLATGGLSMFVSNTAAVMIMIPIGLAIIAEAKKLNEKEHHEKSLSKFEQSLVLAIGYAGTIGGMGTLIGTPPLIILKGQYHAAFGHEISFAKWMIIGVPTVIVLLFLTWLYLRYVAFKQELKYLPGGDALIKTKLKELGKVSYEEKVVFTVFTTASILWIIREFVLKQWGPTSLVQDGTIAMFVSILLFIIPAKNTKKYKRIIDWEVAKELPWGVLILFGGGLALAKGISESGLAKWLGQQLVALNGVSPLLIVIVITMFVLFLTEVTSNTATATMILPILATLSVAIGVHPLLLMVPAAMASNCAYMMPVGTPPNAIVFGTGLISIKKMASVGFWVNMISAILIILVVYFLMPFALGIDISEPLKLVK from the coding sequence ATGCTGAAACAACATAACAGCAATTTTTTCATGACAGGCAGTCTGACATTCTTTTCCAATAAGAAGAAAAATAAGCCTTATAATTTAGGACAATTGATTGGGCTTATATTAGGACCTGTTTTATTTGCTTTAATTTTATTATTTGTACATCCAGAAGGTTTAGGTTACAAAGGGGTATTTGTAATGGCGAGTACAGCATGGATTGCTGTATGGTGGATTACCGAAGCTATACCCATACCGGCGACCAGCTTAATGCCGCTAGTACTGATGCCGATTGGACATGTAATGGATCCGGCTCAAGTTACTTCAGAATACGGCAATGATATTATCTTCTTATTCTTAGGAGGATTTATCCTAGCAATAGCAATGGAAAGATGGAACTTACATACACGGGTAGCTTTAATTATTATTAATAGTATTGGAACAAGTACAGGTAAAATATTACTTGGGTTTATGTTAGCAACAGGCGGTTTATCTATGTTTGTATCCAATACAGCAGCAGTAATGATTATGATTCCTATTGGATTAGCAATCATTGCTGAAGCTAAAAAATTAAATGAGAAAGAACATCATGAGAAAAGTTTATCGAAATTTGAACAATCCTTAGTGTTGGCAATCGGATATGCCGGTACTATAGGTGGTATGGGAACGTTAATCGGGACGCCGCCATTGATTATTTTAAAAGGACAATATCATGCAGCTTTCGGACATGAAATCAGTTTCGCTAAATGGATGATTATCGGTGTGCCGACAGTCATTGTTCTGTTATTTTTAACATGGTTATATTTGCGCTATGTGGCATTTAAACAAGAGTTAAAATATTTGCCTGGCGGAGATGCACTTATTAAAACGAAGTTGAAAGAATTAGGAAAGGTCTCATATGAAGAGAAAGTTGTATTCACTGTCTTTACTACAGCCAGTATTCTGTGGATTATCCGCGAGTTTGTGTTAAAGCAATGGGGACCGACATCTTTAGTGCAAGATGGAACGATTGCGATGTTTGTTTCGATTCTGCTCTTCATTATTCCAGCTAAAAATACTAAAAAATATAAAAGAATTATTGATTGGGAAGTTGCTAAAGAGTTGCCTTGGGGCGTTTTAATCCTCTTCGGGGGCGGTTTAGCACTTGCAAAAGGTATCTCGGAAAGTGGCTTAGCTAAATGGTTAGGTCAGCAATTAGTAGCGTTGAATGGCGTCAGCCCGCTTCTCATCGTTATTGTTATTACGATGTTTGTTTTATTCTTAACTGAGGTGACTTCTAATACTGCGACAGCAACTATGATTCTGCCGATCTTAGCAACACTCTCAGTAGCTATCGGCGTACATCCATTATTATTAATGGTTCCGGCAGCTATGGCTTCGAACTGTGCTTATATGATGCCAGTCGGTACACCACCGAACGCTATCGTATTTGGTACAGGTTTGATTTCTATTAAGAAAATGGCTAGTGTCGGGTTCTGGGTCAATATGATTAGTGCGATACTCATTATCTTAGTCGTTTACTTCTTAATGCCGTTTGCCTTAGGTATTGATATCAGCGAACCATTAAAATTAGTTAAATAA
- the gndA gene encoding NADP-dependent phosphogluconate dehydrogenase, with the protein MKHNIGVLGLGVMGRNLARNIKSHGYSVSVYSISTDEIHKLMDETENEITPTYTMEEFVNSLEKPRKILLMVKAGEPTDKTIEKLVPLLDKDDIVIDGGNTNYQDTIHRSKVLADDGINFIGMGVSGGEVGALNGPSLMPGGQKEAFDKVSDILQAISAKTEDGTPCVSYIGPDGSGHYVKMVHNGIEYADLQLIAESYAMMKDVLHMSHSEIAKTFKEWNKGELDSYLIEITGEIFNKLDEDSTPLVEKVMDKAGQKGTGKWTSINALELGVPLTIITESVFARFISSMKEERVEASKRLEGPSPKFNGDKDEFLEKIRQALYMSKICSYAQGFAQMRKASEEYNWNLQLGDLAMIWREGCIIRAQFLQKIKEAFDKDANLQNLLLDSYFKDIVINYQHALRDVVATSAQNGVPTPGFSASINYYDSYRSENLPANLIQAQRDYFGAHTYERKDREGVFHTQWSDL; encoded by the coding sequence GTGAAACATAATATAGGTGTTCTCGGGCTAGGAGTAATGGGCAGAAATCTAGCTAGAAATATTAAGTCACATGGTTATAGTGTTTCCGTTTACAGTATATCAACTGACGAAATTCATAAATTGATGGACGAAACTGAGAATGAAATAACACCGACTTATACTATGGAAGAATTTGTCAATTCACTTGAAAAACCACGCAAAATATTATTAATGGTAAAAGCCGGCGAACCCACCGATAAAACAATTGAAAAATTAGTTCCGCTGCTAGATAAAGACGACATAGTTATTGATGGTGGTAATACAAATTACCAAGATACAATTCATAGAAGCAAAGTTTTGGCTGATGATGGTATTAATTTTATAGGTATGGGCGTGTCTGGAGGAGAAGTAGGAGCGCTTAATGGACCATCATTAATGCCAGGTGGCCAAAAAGAAGCTTTCGATAAAGTGAGTGATATTTTACAAGCAATTTCAGCTAAAACAGAAGATGGCACACCTTGTGTATCTTATATAGGACCTGATGGATCAGGGCATTACGTTAAAATGGTGCATAACGGTATCGAATATGCTGACTTGCAACTAATTGCAGAAAGTTACGCAATGATGAAAGATGTATTGCACATGTCTCATTCTGAAATCGCTAAAACATTTAAAGAATGGAATAAAGGTGAGCTAGACAGTTATTTAATCGAAATTACTGGTGAAATCTTTAATAAATTAGATGAAGACAGTACACCATTAGTTGAAAAAGTAATGGACAAAGCAGGACAAAAAGGTACAGGAAAATGGACTTCTATCAACGCATTAGAATTGGGAGTTCCATTAACAATTATTACAGAGTCAGTATTTGCACGCTTTATTTCTTCAATGAAAGAAGAACGTGTCGAAGCTTCTAAACGTTTGGAAGGACCATCACCTAAATTTAATGGTGATAAAGATGAGTTTTTAGAAAAAATTCGTCAAGCATTATATATGAGTAAAATTTGTTCATATGCTCAAGGATTTGCTCAAATGCGTAAAGCAAGTGAAGAATATAACTGGAATTTACAACTCGGCGACTTAGCAATGATTTGGAGAGAAGGTTGTATCATTCGAGCACAGTTTTTACAAAAAATAAAAGAAGCATTTGATAAAGATGCAAACCTGCAAAATTTATTGTTGGATTCATACTTTAAAGACATTGTTATCAATTATCAACATGCATTACGAGATGTAGTAGCAACTAGTGCGCAAAATGGTGTCCCAACACCTGGTTTTTCAGCGAGTATCAATTACTATGATAGCTACCGTTCAGAAAATCTACCTGCAAATTTGATTCAAGCTCAACGTGATTATTTTGGTGCACACACATACGAACGTAAAGATCGTGAAGGTGTATTCCATACACAATGGTCTGATCTTTAA